In Papio anubis isolate 15944 chromosome 20, Panubis1.0, whole genome shotgun sequence, the genomic window ACGAATTTTCTTCACCAACTTTCCTGGCAACTTCCAGGACACACCAGCCCCACATGACCCACCAAGCACTGGCGCTTGCAAGGCAGGGTCAGGACAAGCTCTTAGCACAGGCCCTTGGCAGAGAGAAAGGACAACAGACACGCTGgtttggaaaacaaaagaatcagCCGTTTTATTCCAAGACCTGTGTTCTGGGGCAGCAGGAATAAATAAGGAAGGGAGGGGAtgggggcagggcaggaaggTTCTACGTCCTGCAGCACATCCCACACTTTGATCGATGACAGCAGCCGCAGCAGAAAATGCAGATGGGGAAGTGGGTGTCTCGCCTCCTTCGCCTCTGGAGCATGGGCTGTGAGAAGGAAGGGAGTGTGAGCAGGGAACCGACCTGGGCACGCGGAGGGAGCAGGGGGCTGGGAAGGGCGTCACTGGTGTGCTCACCGTCCAGCTGGCCCTGGCTCCAGCTCTGTCCTGAGGTTGCAGCTCTGCAAGTTGTCCCGTCTGTGAAAGCAGAAGGGGGTGTTGAGGATGGCAGGGGGCCCGGCGGACCTCTGAGACTGGCTCCCAGCAACCTGCTCCTCTCCAAGTGGTTTAAACCCAGAGCTCAGTTGGACTCCTAGGAGGGACCTTGCTTTCTTGCTTCTGCTCACCTTCCCATGGGCGGCTCTTCCTAAAAAAAAACCTCCCAGATCCGCCTCCTCCTCTTTCCACAGCTCCTACTCTTCTTTGGGACATCATCTTCCCTTGCCTGGATGACAGTACCAGCCTCCTAACACATCTCCCTGCATTCTTGCCCCTCAATCCATTTGCCACACAGGAGagtcactttttttgtttgttttttagacagagtctccctctgtcactcagactgaagtgcagtggcacagtcatagctccctgcagcctcgacctcctatgCTCAAGCgatgctctcacctcagcctcctgagtagctgggacagcaggtgcacgccaccacacccggctaatttttaaattttgtgtagagatggagtctggttgTGTTGCcgaagctggtctcgaactcctggactcaagtgatcttcctaccttggcctcctgaaactctgggattacaggcgtgagccatggtgcccgactggcagactaattttttaaaaaacgtggCCAGTGAGATTGTggttttctccatttaaaaaacctataggaggctgggcgcagtggctcacgcctgtgatcctagcactttgggaagccgagatgggaggatcacctgagttcaggagttcaagaccaggctggccaacatggtgaaaccctgtctctactaaaagtacaaaaattagctgggcgtggtggcgggtgcctgtaatcccagctacttggggggctgaggcagaagaattgcttgaacacggtaggcggaggttgcagtgagcccagatgatGCCATTGCATGCCTGCCTGAaagacatagcaagaccccgtctcaggaaaaaaaaaaaaaaaagcctatgggGGCTTCCTCTTTACTCCAAGGAAAAGTCAGCGTCTGTACGGTTGCCCACAAGACTTTGGGACTCTGCCCACCCCTCGGCCTTATCCCCAAGTCCCACCGTCTCCTCTTGCTCAGCCTGACCCTGGGCTATGCCAGTTCGTCCTCTCCTCGGGTCTCTGCTGCCTCCATCTCTCACCCTCCAAGACGAAGGCCAACTGTCACTTTCTCATGAAACATTTGCTTGACTGCCAGCCCCTTGACCGTGCCGTGGGCCCGCCACCCGTGGCATGTGCCTGgtgtcccagctatttgggaagctgaggtgggaggattgcttgagcacaggaggtcgaggctgcagggagctatgactgcatcactgcattccagcctcagcaacagagcatgaccctgtctctaaaaaacaaaccaaaaaagtgacTTTACTGTGTGGCGAATGGATCACGGTCACTCTACCACCGTTATGTGATTCACGAATAGCATGTACTAGACACAattatttgttcatgttttcatCAGTCTTTAACGAATTCCCTGACCAGGATGAGAGGTCTCCTCTCTCATCTACCTTGTTCATAGCCTTGTCCTCACTGTCTAGAATAAGACTCCACACAGCGTAAGGGCTTCGTAGATACCCACAGAATTAGGACCTTCCAATCCCTGTCACTTGGTGCTTCAtcgatttctgttcttttttggagatggagtcttgctctgttgccaggctggagtgcagtggtgcaatctcagctcactttgcaacctccacctcacaggttcaagtgattctcctgtctcagtctcccgagtagctgggattacaggcacctgccaccacgcctggctaacttttgtatttttagtagagatggggttttaccatgctggccaggctggtctcaaactgacctcaagtggtctggacatgagccaccgtgcctggcctggttccTGTTCAGCTGCCAGCCCCCCTGACCTGTCCTGAGCTCTGCTCAGTGCTTGGGTGTCTCTAGTGCCCTAGGCTGGGGCCTGGCTCTCCCATCCCTGCTGCCCTTCTAAGGACCCAGGCCACTGGGCTCTCACCTGTTGTGGGAAAACGGAGCCACTGGTCAGGCtggtgaggaggagaaggaggaggaggcaagTGGCCCAGATCTGGGAGCTCAGTGCCATCGTGCCGTCTGTCTGGCTGTCCCACTGCTAGGTCTTGAGCTTGCTCTGGTGTCTGGGACCCAGTGACAGTCGCTTTTATGGGGCCTGCCAGGGGAGGCAGTGGTCTGGGCCCCCTCCCCTTTGCTCTGACTCATTTCCAAGAAGGTGGTGGCGCCGAAAAGGCGGGAGAGATAAGCGGGAACAGAGCGACAGGGAACAGGGTTGTGTCACCCTCAGCCGGCAGAGGTGTGTTCAGGGGGTGGGGCAGACGGGGTCACAGACACACACTGCTCGCCAGCCATCTGGGGAGCCCTTTCCCCATCATGATGTCATTCTGCTGATTGAGAAAAAGTTACCCCTTTTGCTTCAGCGGTTAAGCAGTTTGGTGATCTGACTCAAGGTTCCGCTCTCCTTCACCCACTTCCCTACCGCCTGCATGCACACAGGGCATGGCCAGCAGCTGCCAGGCTCCTCAGGAGTGTCCGGCATATTGGGGGAAGTATCCATTGCTTTAAGCTCTCACCACACATGCATAGGTTCTGGCAGGGAACAGTGGATAGCCCTGAGCATGGCGAGCATCAGCGTGTGCCCCTGATCCGCACACGGTGTTTTCCCAGCGTCAGACCCTTGAGACGTGTCTCTGGTAACTGGAAAATGTTTGAGCAAACTTTTGGCCATAAATGACAGCAGTAATatggcccagtgcggtggctcatgcctgtaatcccagcactttgggaggctgaggcaggaggatcgcttgagcccagaagttcaagactagcctgggaaacgtagggagacaccatctctacaaaaaaaaattttttaaacaaatttagccaggcgtggtggcacacatctgtagtcccagctacttgggaggctgaggcaggaggatcgcttaagccagggaggttgaggctgcagtgagctatgatcgtgtgactgcattccagcctgggtgacagagcgagaccctgtctataaaacataaaatagcagTAATAGGAATAGCTGACATCTGCTGTCTGATGAGTACATTTTATACGATGGCACATGTGTTGACTCACTTCTGCACCAACTTAGCCTGCGCCGCCTGTTCTCCCAGCAGCACTTGCTGCCCCAccttcagctctgctctgtgTTCAGGGGCTGCCTTCTCGGTCACCCAACCCCAGGGGCTTGGGCTCCCCAGACCCCACTCCCTTTCAGGAGCCTCCTCCACGTTGGACCCTCATTTCCTTCACTTTACAGAAAAGGCActgaaggcagagatcagggcATGGCCCAAGCTTGCCCAGGCAGAGGTAGAGCTGGGATTCTGACCTGGACAGCCTGAACCCAGGGCCTCTGCTCTTACCCACCAGGCTTCCCCATCTCCCCTAAAACACAGCAGGGTACAGTGGCATGCTAGAACTGGCTCAACAGAGCAGACCGTGCACATCTCGAAACTCTGCATTCACTGGCATCATGCCGGTACCCTGAAATCAGCAGTGGTGGGAGTGTTGACACCAGGAAATGGGCAAACCCTACAAGCCAGGGACATTTTGGGGGAGCCGGTTCCTTAGGACACCACTAGCTGGGGGATGAACCCAGGCGGCCTGACTGCAGTGCCTTCATTCCTTTCCACTACCAGGCCCAGCTCAGGGTGCACACGGCCCAGGGGATCCACAAACCTTGGTTCCAGATGGGCCCTTGGACATTTTGCCACTTTGCCTTTCATTCCAGGGCCATCCAGTGTCAGCCCAGTCACCAGAGTCTGGGGATGTTGCTGTCGAGGAGTGAACACTTCTTCCTGACTGCTGAACCGCTGCCAAGGCCCACTCAGGCACAGAAATGGACAGGCCCTGCCATCTGCCTCCTCATCCACACCACGTGGGAGGTTCCTCTTGTCACAGCTTGGggaacaaagcgagaccccatcgGTACAAAAACCTGGCTGTGGTGCTATGCACCTGTAGTTGGTCAAAGCtccagtgagccgtgatcgtgcgccactgcgctctagcctgggtgacagagtgagaccctgtctctaaaaactaaaCGAATAAAGATGGCCTCAGATGGGAATAGCTAGGAAAAGGAGACAGGACTCTTGAGGCAAGAGACGATTGGGGGGAGGACATTTGGGAGGAAAGGCAGAGCATGGAGCTCCACAAGGTGAGCAGAGTGGCAGGCCCAGCTCCTGGGAGTGGATGGAGTTGAAGGGGAGTGCAGGATGCGGCAGGGTCCAGTGAATAGGGGCGTGCTCACCCGGGGACTCGGCAGCAGCCCCCAGCCCTACCAGGCATCACTGCATCTCAGCTCAGGACAGGTTTCATCATcagcaggggcaggggtcacagCACAGGCGCCAGAGCCTCGGTGCAAGGCGACAGGCTGACGGGCCAAGCTTGGCGCCCTGGCCATCTGCCCTTCCTGGGGGTGAGGGGCTCAAGGCCGGGCCCCACTATTGGCTGGTGCAGAGGGGAGGGCTTCAGCCCAGCAGAGCAGGGCCAGGGGCTGGTTGTGTTTTCAGAACTGCTGACATGGAGACCCCCGCCTCTCCTCCAACATGGGACATGTCCTTGACCCCAGCTCCCCACACCCTCATGCATGCCTGGGGCCTCAAAGGGGACATTCATTCCTTAATTCCTTCATCCATCCAACCAACCACTGGGTACCAGGTGGTGCAGCTGGCAGGGACTGCACACAGCCATGTGCACAACGGCGGAACCATGCCGCGTGGAGCTCTGTAGACCCCAGGCCCCTCCCCGTTCCCGAGATGGACAGACACACAAGCAGACAAGGCGGGGGCCACATGGGGCCAGTTTATTGCAGTTAaatacctctctctctctattttttttgtcaatttttccataaagaaaattaaaacacacacacacacacccaaaggGGAGCAGGGACCCAGAAACAAGAGGTGGGGTGGGACGTGGCCTCCCTGCATAGGTCCAGGCCCCGGGTGGCCCCCCAAAGGCTCCCCTCCTTCCCATCAGCACCCTGTCTCAGTACCTCCAGAGAGCAGGAGGCAGCGGGACGCGGAAGGGCCTCTGTCCCCCTCCCTCTTGCCTCCAGGTGAGACCACTAGAAGTGCCGGGGCTTAGTGAGGGCCGGGAGAAGGGCGACAGACAGATGGATGGGGAGGGAGGATACCGTTTCCAAGTGGAGGAGGGCGGTGGGCACTGTATCCACAGAAATCCATTATTTCTCCCCgttttttgttaaaaatctaCTATAAAAAAACgcagctgggggaggggcgtgtGTCCCTCTCTGTGCtaagggctggggaagggggcaGCAGAGGCCGGCGTGGGCGGCGGCGGCTGCGCGGTGGTGGCGGGCGTCACTGCCGGGTGCTCTCGCCCACCATCTCCAGGTTGTGCTGCTGCAGCTGGGCTCGAAGCAGGGCGTTCTCATTCTTCAGCTCCTCGATCTGGCGGACACGACGGAGGACAAGGGAGCTGAGGGCCAGCGCCTTGCATGTGGGGCTCCTGGGCCCCGACCCGCTCCAGGCCCTGCACCCACCTGCTGCCTCAGGAGCTCGTTGTCCATCTGCAGCCGCTCGGCCTCTTTGAAAGTCTCTTGCATGCGCTGGTTGGTCTGGCGCAACTCCCGGATGTAATCGCAGGCCTTGGACAGGATCCCTCCTTTACTCTGGGGGGCGAGGGGACCAGGAGCCTTAGGGCGGGCACCACCCACTGGCCTCCACCCCGG contains:
- the HAMP gene encoding hepcidin, giving the protein MALSSQIWATCLLLLLLLTSLTSGSVFPQQTGQLAELQPQDRAGARASWTPMLQRRRRRDTHFPICIFCCGCCHRSKCGMCCRT